Proteins from one Mycobacterium adipatum genomic window:
- a CDS encoding TetR/AcrR family transcriptional regulator — translation MAKQPVAEKRQRRERGSINPDDIIKGAFELAEQVGIDNLSMPLLGKHLGVGVTSIYWYFRKKDDLLNAMTDRALSEYVFATPYVEAKDWRETLRNHAQTMRKTFVGNPILCDLILIRAALSPRAAKVGVLEMEKAISGLVEAGLSPEDAFDTYSAVTLHVRGSVVLQRLAEKNRAGDEGPGAFDQTLVIDPEVAPLLAQVTGEGHSFGASDQNNFEFGLNCILEHAARRLENRKTPAPKGRGKSTS, via the coding sequence GTGGCCAAGCAACCGGTCGCCGAGAAACGACAGCGACGCGAGCGCGGATCGATCAACCCCGACGACATCATCAAGGGCGCCTTCGAACTTGCCGAACAGGTGGGTATCGACAATCTCAGCATGCCGTTGCTGGGCAAGCACCTCGGCGTCGGGGTCACCAGCATCTATTGGTACTTCCGCAAGAAGGACGACCTGCTGAACGCGATGACCGATCGTGCGCTGAGCGAGTATGTCTTCGCCACACCGTATGTCGAGGCCAAGGACTGGCGCGAGACGCTGCGCAACCACGCCCAGACCATGCGCAAGACCTTCGTCGGCAACCCGATCCTGTGTGATCTGATCCTCATCCGGGCCGCGCTGAGCCCGCGCGCCGCGAAGGTCGGCGTACTGGAGATGGAGAAGGCGATCTCCGGTCTGGTGGAGGCCGGGCTGAGCCCCGAGGACGCCTTCGACACGTATTCGGCGGTGACGCTGCACGTGCGAGGTTCGGTGGTGCTGCAGCGGCTCGCCGAGAAGAACCGGGCCGGCGACGAGGGTCCGGGTGCCTTCGACCAGACCCTGGTGATCGATCCGGAGGTCGCCCCGCTGCTGGCGCAGGTGACCGGCGAGGGCCACAGTTTCGGGGCCTCGGACCAGAACAATTTCGAATTCGGTCTGAACTGCATTCTCGAGCACGCCGCCCGCCGACTGGAGAACCGGAAAACCCCGGCCCCGAAGGGCCGGGGGAAGTCCACTTCTTAG
- a CDS encoding thiolase family protein: MPSPVIVGAARTAIGRSFKGTLVNTPPEELLVPVLAEVVRRAGLEPTAINDLIIAESNYGGGDLARYCADILGWHGVPGQAVNRHCAGSLTAIGNASAHVACGMERVVIGGGVQSLSMTPLTNWRIPGPELKFEERWMTPTHVETPDAPMRDMSITVGWNTAQSAGITREDMDAWAARSHQRAVAAQDAGKFLDEIVPIKVTQPDGSVVEFSVDEHPRRGTTAEKLAELKVLHPEIDGFSITAGNSSGTNDAAAAVAVVADDYAAAENLAVLATVKAWGSVGVAARDTGLGGVKVIGYVLERAGLKPSDVALWEINEAFASVPIAAVREYGIDEELVNFSGSGCSLGHPISASGARMVTTLIYELQRRGGGIGVAAMCAGGGQGGGLVIEV; the protein is encoded by the coding sequence ATGCCCAGCCCCGTCATCGTCGGTGCCGCCCGCACCGCCATCGGCCGGTCCTTCAAGGGGACGTTGGTCAACACCCCGCCGGAGGAGCTGTTGGTCCCGGTGCTGGCCGAGGTCGTGCGCCGCGCGGGCCTCGAGCCGACCGCGATCAACGACCTCATCATCGCCGAATCCAACTACGGTGGCGGCGATCTGGCCCGCTACTGTGCCGACATCCTGGGCTGGCACGGGGTCCCCGGCCAGGCCGTGAACCGGCACTGCGCCGGTAGCCTCACCGCGATCGGCAACGCGTCGGCGCACGTGGCCTGCGGGATGGAGCGTGTGGTGATCGGCGGCGGTGTGCAGTCGTTGTCGATGACCCCGCTGACCAACTGGCGCATCCCCGGCCCGGAGCTCAAGTTCGAAGAACGGTGGATGACGCCCACCCACGTCGAGACCCCGGACGCCCCGATGCGGGACATGTCCATCACGGTCGGCTGGAACACCGCGCAGTCTGCGGGCATCACCCGCGAGGACATGGACGCCTGGGCGGCCCGCTCGCATCAGCGTGCGGTGGCCGCACAGGATGCCGGCAAGTTCCTCGACGAGATCGTGCCGATCAAGGTGACACAGCCCGACGGTTCGGTCGTCGAGTTCAGCGTCGACGAGCACCCGCGCCGCGGCACCACCGCCGAGAAGCTCGCCGAGCTCAAGGTCCTGCATCCGGAGATCGACGGATTCTCCATCACCGCGGGCAACAGCAGTGGCACCAACGACGCTGCCGCTGCTGTTGCCGTGGTCGCCGATGACTATGCGGCCGCGGAGAACCTGGCCGTGCTGGCCACGGTGAAGGCCTGGGGCTCGGTCGGGGTGGCCGCCCGCGACACCGGTCTGGGCGGTGTGAAGGTCATCGGCTACGTGCTGGAGCGCGCCGGCCTCAAACCGTCCGACGTCGCGCTCTGGGAGATCAACGAGGCGTTCGCCTCGGTGCCGATCGCGGCCGTACGCGAATACGGCATCGACGAGGAACTGGTCAACTTCTCCGGCAGCGGTTGCAGCCTCGGCCATCCGATCTCGGCCTCCGGCGCCCGGATGGTGACCACCCTGATCTACGAGCTGCAGCGTCGCGGCGGCGGCATCGGTGTGGCGGCGATGTGCGCCGGCGGCGGTCAGGGCGGTGGACTGGTGATCGAGGTCTAA
- a CDS encoding enoyl-CoA hydratase/isomerase family protein, which yields MTDDRVLFEVDAETRIATITLNNPKQRNSYDAAMRGEIARHLDTVAEDDDITVVLLRGAEGVFSTGADMNNAYGWYGGEGKEPPKKSRPSQRRRLTVDRKSFDFYHNLLGFPKVTVGEISGYALGGGFEMALMTDISVIARDTKIGMPATRFLGPALGSLHMFFHRLGPVLARRMLLTGDIIDAGSIEHLGIFTDTCEAAQVQARARYWALKAAKMPADGVVIAKEAFRLVEQSQAYQGEEVASYLFHAYGTNLQFSPGEFNFVKTRAEHGTKEAFRLRDEHFHVPEPR from the coding sequence ATGACAGATGACCGGGTGCTCTTCGAGGTCGATGCCGAGACCCGCATCGCCACCATCACGCTGAACAACCCCAAGCAGCGCAACTCGTATGACGCGGCGATGCGCGGTGAGATCGCCCGCCATCTCGACACCGTCGCCGAGGACGACGACATCACCGTGGTGCTACTCCGCGGGGCCGAGGGGGTGTTCAGTACCGGTGCGGACATGAACAACGCCTACGGCTGGTACGGCGGAGAGGGTAAAGAGCCGCCCAAGAAGTCCCGGCCCAGCCAACGCCGCCGACTCACGGTGGACCGCAAGTCTTTCGACTTTTACCACAATCTCCTGGGCTTCCCGAAGGTCACGGTCGGTGAGATCAGCGGCTATGCGCTGGGCGGCGGTTTCGAGATGGCGCTGATGACCGATATCTCGGTGATCGCCCGCGACACCAAGATCGGTATGCCCGCCACCCGCTTCCTGGGCCCGGCGCTGGGCAGCCTGCACATGTTCTTCCACCGACTCGGTCCGGTGCTGGCGCGCCGGATGCTGCTGACCGGCGACATCATCGACGCCGGCTCGATCGAACATCTGGGCATCTTCACCGACACCTGCGAGGCGGCCCAGGTCCAGGCCCGCGCCCGGTACTGGGCGCTCAAGGCGGCGAAGATGCCCGCCGACGGTGTGGTGATCGCCAAGGAGGCCTTCCGGCTCGTCGAGCAGAGCCAGGCATATCAGGGCGAGGAGGTGGCCAGCTACCTGTTCCACGCCTACGGCACCAACCTGCAGTTCTCACCCGGCGAGTTCAACTTCGTCAAGACCCGTGCCGAGCACGGCACCAAGGAGGCGTTCCGGCTGCGTGACGAGCATTTCCACGTCCCCGAACCCCGCTGA
- a CDS encoding FadR/GntR family transcriptional regulator, with protein sequence MEGRARRIRQPRVAEIVASKLRDDILSGRLRAGDILPTQESLYSEFGVSPPALREAIHLLETDGLISVRRGNMGGAVVRLPSAERTAHMIGMVLQTRAATPADVSGALLHLEPICAGMCAAREDRLTEVLPYLQAEIDLQTARFEDSAQFVRTARRFHEALVARCGNEPMILLIGSLELIWSSHESSVWGDEGGPMKDATMRAALRDHQRLLDTIAQGNVARATKLAADHLTAARRTTLAAGSDKTIEARLISHDR encoded by the coding sequence ATGGAAGGACGTGCCCGGCGGATCCGGCAGCCGCGGGTTGCCGAGATCGTCGCGTCCAAACTGCGCGACGACATCCTGTCCGGGCGGTTGCGCGCCGGCGACATCCTGCCCACCCAAGAGAGCCTGTACTCCGAATTCGGCGTCAGCCCACCGGCATTGCGGGAGGCTATCCACCTGCTGGAGACCGACGGCCTGATCTCGGTGCGGCGCGGCAACATGGGGGGTGCGGTGGTGCGGCTGCCGTCGGCCGAACGCACCGCTCACATGATCGGCATGGTGTTGCAGACCCGGGCGGCCACGCCGGCCGACGTCAGCGGGGCGCTGCTGCACCTGGAACCGATCTGTGCCGGGATGTGCGCGGCGCGTGAGGATCGGCTCACCGAGGTGCTGCCGTACCTGCAGGCCGAAATCGATCTGCAGACAGCACGGTTCGAGGATTCGGCACAGTTCGTCCGCACTGCCCGCCGGTTCCACGAGGCGCTGGTGGCGCGGTGCGGCAACGAACCGATGATCCTGCTGATCGGTTCACTGGAGCTAATCTGGTCCAGCCACGAATCCTCGGTGTGGGGAGACGAGGGAGGGCCCATGAAGGACGCGACCATGCGCGCCGCCCTGCGCGACCACCAACGTCTGCTCGACACGATCGCCCAAGGCAACGTTGCCCGGGCGACCAAGCTCGCCGCCGACCATCTCACCGCGGCCCGGCGGACCACGCTGGCCGCCGGAAGCGACAAAACCATTGAAGCGAGGCTGATTTCGCATGACAGATGA
- a CDS encoding enoyl-CoA hydratase/isomerase family protein, protein MSDGSVTTTRADSVLRITIDRPDRRNSLSHQMTDTLVDILGAAAYDDSLRAVHLTGAGEHFCTGADWVATNSGQRPRPGDLVRRIPHTANRIVELVATIQLPVVVTVRGWAVGLGANLALAADFTVADEGATFWEPFLSRGFTPDTGSTWLLPRLAGIARAKRMLLLGEKVSGADAADWGLIHSAVPADEVETAAEELLTRLAGGPTVAIGLAKQAIGYGQHATLAQSMSQELSNLELSCRTADFKEGLAAFRERRDPHFTGR, encoded by the coding sequence GTGAGCGACGGTTCGGTGACCACCACCCGCGCGGACTCCGTCCTGCGCATCACCATCGACCGGCCCGATCGGCGAAACTCGTTGAGCCACCAGATGACCGACACTCTCGTCGACATCCTCGGGGCGGCCGCCTACGACGATTCGTTGCGCGCGGTTCACCTCACCGGCGCCGGTGAGCACTTCTGCACCGGCGCGGACTGGGTGGCGACGAACTCCGGGCAGCGACCCCGCCCCGGAGATCTGGTCCGCCGCATCCCGCACACGGCGAACCGGATCGTCGAACTGGTCGCCACCATCCAGTTGCCGGTGGTGGTGACGGTCCGGGGCTGGGCCGTCGGCCTGGGCGCCAACCTCGCGTTGGCCGCCGACTTCACCGTCGCCGATGAGGGTGCCACCTTCTGGGAACCGTTCCTGTCCCGCGGGTTCACCCCGGACACCGGGTCGACCTGGCTGCTCCCCCGCCTCGCCGGTATCGCCCGGGCCAAGCGGATGTTGCTGCTCGGCGAGAAGGTCAGCGGCGCCGATGCCGCGGACTGGGGGCTGATCCACAGCGCGGTGCCCGCCGATGAGGTCGAGACCGCCGCCGAGGAGCTGCTCACCCGGCTGGCCGGCGGCCCCACCGTCGCGATCGGCCTGGCCAAGCAGGCCATCGGCTACGGGCAACACGCCACCCTGGCGCAGTCCATGAGCCAAGAGCTCTCCAACCTGGAACTCTCCTGCCGCACCGCAGATTTCAAAGAGGGCCTGGCCGCGTTCCGGGAACGCCGCGACCCGCACTTCACCGGCCGCTGA
- a CDS encoding enoyl-CoA hydratase/isomerase family protein — MYQTIKYEVHGHTATITLNRPDALNALSPHMITELRAAYQQAEDDDTVWLMIVTATGRAFCTGADVKEIPGDGKVINERPYLSTYEQWEAPQEGTPPFRSMTKPVIVAVNGICCGAALDWVTTGDIVIASDRATFFDPHVSIGLVAAREMVRLAKALPRSVALRMALMGKHERMTVQRAYDLGLITEIVEHSQLLERAHEIADTVNLNAPLAVRGTRLAIHKTLDMPLHEGEILAETFRERVTRTEDALEGPRAFVEKRTPNWQAR, encoded by the coding sequence ATGTACCAGACCATCAAATACGAGGTGCACGGCCACACGGCCACCATCACGCTGAACCGGCCCGACGCACTCAATGCGCTGTCCCCGCACATGATCACCGAGCTGCGGGCGGCCTATCAGCAGGCCGAGGACGACGACACCGTCTGGTTGATGATCGTCACTGCCACCGGGCGGGCCTTCTGCACCGGTGCGGATGTCAAGGAGATCCCCGGCGACGGGAAGGTCATCAACGAACGGCCCTACCTGTCCACCTATGAACAGTGGGAGGCGCCACAGGAGGGCACCCCGCCGTTTCGCAGCATGACCAAGCCGGTCATCGTGGCCGTCAATGGGATCTGCTGCGGCGCCGCTCTGGACTGGGTCACCACCGGAGACATCGTCATCGCCTCAGACAGGGCCACCTTCTTCGATCCGCATGTCAGCATCGGTTTGGTCGCCGCCCGCGAGATGGTGCGCCTCGCCAAGGCGCTGCCCCGGTCGGTGGCGCTGCGGATGGCGCTGATGGGCAAGCACGAACGGATGACCGTGCAACGCGCCTACGACCTCGGGCTGATCACCGAGATCGTGGAGCACTCTCAACTGCTGGAGCGCGCGCACGAGATCGCCGACACGGTGAATCTCAATGCGCCGCTGGCCGTTCGCGGCACCCGGCTGGCCATCCACAAGACGCTGGATATGCCGCTGCACGAGGGCGAGATCCTCGCCGAGACGTTCCGGGAACGCGTCACCCGCACCGAGGATGCGCTGGAGGGCCCGCGGGCGTTCGTGGAGAAGCGCACCCCCAACTGGCAGGCCCGCTAG
- a CDS encoding enoyl-CoA hydratase/isomerase family protein has product MDTILLDLDHDSRVATVTLNRPDALNTFNRQMCHEIRDAWHTIKADEGINAVVLRAAGDRAFSAGLDIKSSYGQPEIVWNHEDPGELLSPKWQKMWKPVVCAVQGMCTAGALYFVNESDVVICSPEATFFDSHVTSGLVSALEPIGLMRRVGLAHTLRMALLGNDERVGADTALQIGLVTEVVARDHLWARANEIAATIANKPPTATQGTVKAVWESLDKPYRAAMDQGLIYTRVGNPIAKRELAARPVPKTPHRIR; this is encoded by the coding sequence ATGGACACCATCCTGCTCGACCTCGACCACGACAGCCGGGTCGCCACCGTCACCCTGAACCGCCCGGACGCGCTGAACACGTTCAACCGGCAGATGTGCCACGAGATACGCGACGCCTGGCACACCATCAAGGCCGACGAGGGCATCAACGCGGTGGTGCTGCGTGCCGCAGGTGACCGGGCGTTCAGCGCCGGCCTGGACATCAAGTCCAGCTACGGGCAGCCCGAGATCGTCTGGAACCACGAGGATCCCGGTGAGCTGCTCAGCCCCAAGTGGCAGAAGATGTGGAAACCGGTGGTCTGCGCGGTACAGGGCATGTGTACCGCCGGTGCGCTGTACTTCGTCAACGAATCCGATGTGGTGATCTGCTCCCCGGAGGCCACCTTCTTCGACTCCCATGTCACCTCCGGGCTGGTGTCCGCGCTGGAGCCGATCGGGCTGATGCGCCGGGTGGGTCTGGCGCACACCCTGCGGATGGCGTTGCTGGGCAACGATGAACGGGTCGGCGCCGACACCGCCCTGCAGATCGGATTGGTCACCGAGGTGGTCGCGCGCGACCACCTGTGGGCCCGCGCGAACGAGATCGCCGCGACGATCGCCAACAAGCCCCCGACGGCCACCCAGGGCACCGTCAAGGCGGTCTGGGAATCGCTGGACAAGCCCTACCGCGCGGCGATGGACCAGGGGCTGATCTACACCCGGGTCGGCAATCCGATCGCCAAGAGGGAACTCGCGGCCCGTCCGGTCCCCAAGACCCCGCACCGGATTCGCTGA
- a CDS encoding class I adenylate-forming enzyme family protein, producing the protein MKHPLSRRIGTVLDIDPSARAVQFDGTWSSWGELATLTRRIGTLTAGDRVGIMLRNSPPHVAALLGVLEAGGTVVVINPSRGDERTRADIADLALPVIVGLADDIATLLPPAFTGAVVTIADLDTAPTVVGPAPTDTAARPGVAVWMLTSGTTGPPKRVDLTYDMLARSVMGREPWQDPTELRRGVAIVNSPLVHVGGVFRVLLCLAEARPFVLLPKFDLQRWTDAVREHRPRAVSLVPAALRMVLHSDLTRADLEGVRAVTSGTAPLSAEDADAFTAKFGIPVLTSYAATEFGGGVASWTLADHQQYWRAKRGSVGRANPGAQLRVVAQDGTALGSDEVGLLEVKPAQLDPGSGWMRTTDLARIDADGFVWILGRADQAIIRGGFKVMPDDVRAALESHPAVRGAAVIGRADERLGETPVAMVELHPDASATADELLDYLAGRLARYEIPTDLAIVETIPRTPSGKADLGAVREHFSTSNV; encoded by the coding sequence ATGAAGCATCCGCTTTCGCGACGCATCGGCACGGTGTTGGACATCGACCCGTCCGCGCGCGCCGTGCAGTTCGACGGCACCTGGTCGAGCTGGGGTGAACTGGCGACGCTGACCCGCCGCATCGGGACGCTCACCGCCGGCGACCGGGTCGGCATCATGCTGCGCAACAGTCCGCCGCATGTGGCGGCGCTGCTCGGGGTGTTGGAGGCCGGCGGCACCGTCGTCGTCATCAATCCGTCCCGCGGGGACGAACGCACCCGCGCCGATATCGCGGACCTGGCGCTGCCGGTCATCGTCGGGCTCGCCGACGATATCGCCACCCTGCTGCCGCCGGCGTTCACCGGCGCCGTGGTCACCATCGCCGACCTGGACACCGCCCCCACCGTCGTCGGGCCCGCACCTACCGACACCGCCGCGCGCCCGGGGGTGGCGGTCTGGATGCTGACCAGCGGCACCACCGGTCCGCCGAAGCGGGTGGACCTCACCTATGACATGTTGGCCCGCAGCGTCATGGGCCGCGAACCCTGGCAGGACCCGACCGAACTGCGCCGCGGGGTGGCCATCGTCAACTCCCCGCTGGTGCATGTCGGCGGGGTGTTCCGGGTGCTGCTGTGCCTGGCCGAGGCCCGGCCGTTCGTGTTGTTGCCCAAATTCGATCTGCAACGCTGGACGGACGCGGTGCGCGAGCACCGGCCGCGCGCGGTCTCGCTGGTGCCCGCCGCGCTGCGGATGGTGCTGCATTCGGATCTGACCCGTGCGGACCTGGAGGGCGTGCGTGCGGTCACCTCCGGCACCGCGCCGTTGTCGGCCGAGGACGCCGACGCCTTCACCGCGAAGTTCGGCATCCCGGTGCTCACCTCCTATGCCGCCACCGAGTTCGGCGGCGGAGTGGCGTCCTGGACGCTGGCCGATCACCAGCAGTACTGGCGGGCCAAGCGCGGCAGCGTGGGGCGGGCCAACCCGGGTGCCCAGTTGCGGGTGGTGGCCCAGGACGGCACGGCACTCGGCTCCGATGAGGTGGGTCTGCTGGAAGTCAAACCGGCACAGCTGGATCCGGGATCCGGGTGGATGCGCACCACCGATCTGGCGCGCATCGACGCCGACGGGTTCGTGTGGATCCTGGGCCGGGCGGATCAAGCCATCATCCGGGGCGGTTTCAAGGTGATGCCCGACGACGTCCGCGCCGCGCTGGAGAGCCACCCCGCGGTGCGGGGCGCGGCGGTGATCGGCCGGGCCGACGAGCGTCTCGGTGAAACCCCGGTGGCCATGGTGGAGTTGCATCCCGACGCGTCGGCCACCGCCGACGAGCTGCTGGACTATCTGGCCGGCCGGCTGGCGCGCTACGAGATACCCACCGACCTGGCGATCGTCGAGACGATTCCGCGGACACCCTCGGGGAAGGCCGATCTGGGGGCGGTCCGGGAACACTTCAGCACCTCGAATGTCTGA
- a CDS encoding class I adenylate-forming enzyme family protein gives MSDTVGALLTARTERGGHPLLICDDQTLSYADADRRSAEVACGLLALGAGKGTHVGVLHPNGPEFVVTMLAAARIGAAVVPYSTFATAAELRTQLRDSDVSIMVSTPTYRGNDYRARLADTAGLPCLRHVLFDPPAGTVDAQLCAVEADVDGTDVLAIIYTSGSTGPPKGAIHTHAGLLGHQRNLNHIRGLGPSDVLFCNSPFFWVGGFAFGLLATIVAGSTLVCSNATDAGATLDLLEAVRPTVTNGFVAGIAHLTRHPSFARRRFTARRGNLYPIMAPEARPADPELRHNMLGMTEAGSVLLIDGDDGDQPEHRRGSFGRPAPNFETKVSDTGELCIRGPCVMQGYYGRVREDCFDVDGWFHTGDLVRVDEDGYFYYLTRAGAMIKTAGANVTPAEVVKAIAAQGFTAHVTGLPDDERGQIVAAVIVSDEPVDTDALVRALRADLSVYKVPRRFAVCRPEHIPMLSSGKVDMPSLAGLFDD, from the coding sequence ATGTCTGACACCGTCGGCGCCCTGCTCACCGCTCGTACCGAACGCGGCGGACACCCGCTGCTGATCTGCGACGACCAGACGTTGTCCTACGCGGACGCAGACCGGCGATCCGCCGAGGTCGCCTGCGGCCTGCTCGCCCTGGGTGCCGGGAAGGGCACCCATGTCGGGGTGCTCCACCCGAACGGGCCGGAGTTCGTGGTGACAATGCTGGCGGCCGCGCGGATCGGTGCGGCGGTGGTGCCGTACTCCACCTTCGCCACCGCTGCCGAGCTGCGGACCCAGCTGCGCGACAGCGATGTGTCGATCATGGTGTCCACCCCGACCTACCGCGGCAACGATTACCGGGCCCGGCTGGCGGACACCGCCGGTCTACCGTGCCTGCGGCACGTGCTCTTCGATCCCCCGGCCGGCACCGTCGACGCACAGCTTTGCGCCGTAGAAGCCGACGTGGACGGTACCGACGTGCTGGCCATCATCTACACGTCGGGTTCGACCGGGCCCCCCAAGGGTGCGATCCACACCCACGCCGGGCTGCTCGGGCACCAACGCAACCTCAACCACATCCGCGGACTCGGTCCGTCCGACGTGCTGTTCTGCAACTCACCGTTCTTCTGGGTGGGCGGGTTCGCCTTCGGGCTGCTGGCCACCATCGTCGCCGGGTCCACCCTGGTCTGTTCGAATGCCACCGATGCCGGTGCGACGCTGGACCTGCTGGAGGCCGTGCGGCCCACCGTCACCAATGGATTCGTCGCGGGCATCGCGCACCTCACCCGACATCCCAGCTTCGCGCGCCGCCGGTTCACGGCGCGGCGCGGCAACCTGTACCCGATCATGGCCCCCGAGGCCCGGCCCGCCGACCCGGAGCTGCGGCACAATATGCTGGGCATGACCGAGGCGGGCAGCGTACTGCTGATCGACGGGGACGACGGCGATCAGCCGGAGCACCGGCGCGGCAGCTTCGGCCGTCCCGCACCGAATTTCGAGACGAAGGTGTCCGACACCGGAGAACTCTGCATCCGCGGACCGTGTGTCATGCAGGGGTACTACGGCCGGGTCCGGGAGGACTGTTTCGACGTCGACGGCTGGTTCCACACCGGAGACCTGGTCCGGGTGGACGAGGACGGCTACTTCTACTATCTGACCAGGGCGGGGGCGATGATCAAGACCGCCGGGGCGAACGTCACCCCCGCCGAAGTGGTGAAGGCCATTGCCGCACAGGGTTTCACCGCGCACGTGACCGGGCTGCCCGATGACGAGCGAGGCCAGATCGTGGCCGCCGTCATCGTCAGTGACGAGCCGGTGGACACCGACGCGCTGGTGCGCGCACTGCGCGCCGACCTGTCGGTCTACAAGGTGCCCCGGCGCTTCGCGGTCTGTCGGCCGGAGCATATTCCGATGCTGTCCAGCGGAAAGGTCGACATGCCCTCACTGGCAGGACTTTTCGATGACTGA
- a CDS encoding class I adenylate-forming enzyme family protein: MTDTIDALLRSRSADHRPMVIDPDTRISYAELESSTAELASGLLDAGIGKGTRVGLIMENCTDWVRIALAVTRMGAVLVPLSTLLTAPELTAQLRTASVAHLIAVPEFRGRRYTPGPVPSLRRIWTPDEILALRGDAPSPPVRPADPLVIMFTSGSSGAPKGVLHCHGNALAATGSGLAARGVTQDSRMYLPLPFFWVGGFGTGILTALLAGATLVTEPIPSPQSTLALLRRERVTLFRGWPDQAAALARHLGGQTLPDLQVGSLEALLPADLRSAPGTRAALLGMTESFGPYSGYPADRDLPESARGSCGKPFAGIDVRIVDVDTGRPVSAGQIGQIQIRGRHILRGICRRSREEIFTPDGFYPTGDLGYLDPAGFLFYRGRSDDMFKVSGAGVYPGEVERALRTIPGVRAAFVTNVPLGEHNQVGAAVVGTLSADELRTAARTVLSAFKVPTRWLLLDDEEAVPLGATGKVDKNALRAMLGSGRGVPMARDATTEP, translated from the coding sequence ATGACTGACACGATCGATGCACTGTTGCGTTCCCGATCCGCCGACCACCGGCCCATGGTGATCGATCCGGACACCCGGATCAGCTACGCCGAACTCGAGAGCAGCACAGCGGAATTGGCGTCCGGTCTGCTCGACGCCGGAATCGGCAAGGGCACCCGGGTCGGTCTGATCATGGAGAACTGCACAGACTGGGTGCGTATCGCGCTGGCCGTCACCAGGATGGGGGCCGTCCTGGTCCCGTTGAGCACCCTGCTCACCGCGCCCGAACTCACCGCGCAACTGCGGACGGCCTCGGTTGCGCACCTGATCGCGGTGCCGGAGTTCCGCGGCCGCCGCTACACCCCGGGACCGGTGCCCTCGCTGCGCCGCATCTGGACCCCGGACGAGATCCTGGCCCTGCGCGGGGACGCACCGTCACCGCCGGTCCGGCCGGCCGATCCGCTGGTCATCATGTTCACCTCGGGAAGCAGCGGAGCCCCCAAGGGAGTGCTGCATTGCCATGGCAATGCCTTGGCAGCAACAGGTTCCGGCCTGGCCGCACGCGGGGTGACCCAGGACTCCCGGATGTATCTGCCGCTGCCGTTCTTCTGGGTCGGCGGCTTCGGGACCGGGATCCTCACCGCCCTGCTCGCCGGGGCCACCCTGGTGACCGAGCCGATCCCGTCCCCGCAGTCCACGCTGGCCCTGCTGCGCCGCGAGCGGGTCACGCTGTTCCGCGGATGGCCCGATCAGGCCGCGGCGCTGGCCCGACACCTGGGCGGGCAGACCCTGCCCGACCTCCAGGTGGGCAGTCTGGAGGCGCTGCTGCCCGCGGACCTCCGGTCAGCCCCGGGCACCCGTGCCGCGCTGCTGGGTATGACCGAATCGTTCGGCCCCTACAGTGGGTATCCCGCCGACAGGGATCTACCCGAGTCCGCCCGCGGTAGTTGCGGAAAGCCGTTCGCCGGCATCGACGTCCGGATCGTCGACGTCGACACCGGCCGCCCGGTATCCGCCGGTCAGATCGGTCAGATCCAGATCCGCGGTCGGCACATCCTGCGCGGGATCTGCCGCCGCAGCCGCGAAGAGATCTTCACACCCGACGGCTTCTACCCCACCGGCGATCTCGGATACCTGGATCCGGCCGGGTTCCTGTTCTACCGCGGCAGAAGCGACGACATGTTCAAGGTCAGCGGCGCCGGCGTGTACCCCGGTGAGGTGGAGCGGGCCCTGCGCACCATTCCCGGCGTGCGGGCCGCCTTTGTCACGAACGTGCCTCTCGGAGAGCACAATCAGGTTGGCGCCGCGGTGGTCGGCACCCTGAGCGCCGATGAGCTGCGGACCGCCGCCCGAACCGTGCTGAGCGCCTTCAAGGTGCCCACCCGGTGGCTGCTGCTCGACGACGAGGAGGCGGTCCCACTCGGCGCGACCGGCAAGGTCGACAAGAACGCGCTGCGGGCCATGCTCGGCAGTGGCCGCGGGGTGCCAATGGCCCGGGATGCTACAACGGAACCATGA